In Thauera sp. JM12B12, one DNA window encodes the following:
- the atpE gene encoding F0F1 ATP synthase subunit C, protein MENVLGFVALAAGLIIGLGAIGACIGIGIMGSKYLEASARQPELMNALQTKMFLLAGLIDAAFLIGVGIAMMFAFANPFQL, encoded by the coding sequence ATGGAAAACGTTCTGGGTTTTGTTGCTCTGGCTGCTGGTCTGATCATCGGTCTGGGTGCCATCGGCGCTTGTATCGGTATCGGCATCATGGGTTCCAAGTACCTCGAAGCTTCCGCCCGTCAGCCCGAGCTGATGAACGCGCTGCAGACCAAGATGTTCCTGCTGGCTGGTCTGATCGACGCCGCGTTCCTGATCGGTGTCGGTATCGCCATGATGTTCGCCTTCGCCAACCCGTTCCAGCTCTGA
- a CDS encoding F0F1 ATP synthase subunit B, translating into MNLNATLIAQLVVFFILAWFTMKFVWPPIVKALDERANKIADGLAAADKAKADLALAEKKVVEELRKARESAGDVRTSAEKQASQLIDEARAEASRIIAAAREAAEAEAGAATQRAKEALRDQVANLAVAGAEKILRREINAQVHAELLANLKQELH; encoded by the coding sequence GTGAATTTGAACGCAACTCTGATAGCCCAGCTCGTTGTGTTCTTCATTCTGGCGTGGTTCACGATGAAATTCGTGTGGCCGCCCATCGTGAAGGCACTGGACGAGCGTGCGAACAAGATCGCAGACGGGCTGGCAGCTGCGGACAAGGCCAAGGCCGATCTGGCGCTCGCCGAGAAGAAGGTCGTCGAGGAACTGCGCAAGGCCCGCGAATCCGCGGGTGATGTGCGTACCTCCGCTGAAAAGCAGGCGAGCCAGCTGATCGACGAGGCCCGCGCCGAAGCTTCCCGCATCATCGCTGCCGCGCGTGAAGCGGCCGAAGCCGAAGCCGGCGCGGCCACGCAGCGTGCCAAGGAAGCCCTGCGCGACCAGGTCGCAAACCTGGCGGTCGCGGGCGCGGAAAAGATCCTGCGCCGTGAGATCAACGCCCAGGTGCATGCCGAACTGCTTGCCAACCTGAAACAGGAACTGCACTAA
- a CDS encoding F0F1 ATP synthase subunit delta, with translation MAENVTIARPYADAAFELARGAGALGPWSEALDRLALVAADPSMKACFTDPNLSVDQLYKLTLDVAGDLNAEQQNFIRVLVENERLQVLPEIRDLFVALKNEHEGVLEAEIASAFPLDDAALAALKADLEARFKVAVNVTVTIAPELIGGVRIAVGDEVIDASVRGKLANMAAALKN, from the coding sequence ATGGCCGAGAACGTCACCATCGCGCGCCCCTATGCCGATGCCGCCTTCGAGCTGGCTCGCGGGGCAGGTGCGCTGGGGCCTTGGTCGGAAGCGCTGGATCGGCTCGCCCTCGTGGCTGCCGATCCCAGCATGAAGGCGTGCTTCACCGATCCCAACCTGTCCGTCGATCAGCTCTACAAGCTGACCCTGGACGTGGCCGGTGATCTGAACGCCGAACAGCAGAACTTCATCCGCGTCCTCGTGGAAAACGAACGTCTGCAGGTGCTTCCGGAGATCCGTGACCTGTTCGTTGCACTCAAGAACGAACACGAAGGTGTCCTCGAGGCGGAAATCGCCTCTGCCTTCCCGCTCGACGATGCTGCGCTGGCCGCACTGAAGGCCGACCTTGAAGCCCGCTTCAAGGTCGCCGTGAATGTGACGGTCACCATCGCCCCCGAACTCATCGGTGGGGTCCGCATCGCTGTCGGCGACGAAGTCATCGACGCCTCGGTCCGCGGCAAGCTCGCGAACATGGCCGCTGCGCTAAAGAACTAG
- the atpA gene encoding F0F1 ATP synthase subunit alpha, translated as MQLNPSEISDLIKSRIQNLQLAATSRNEGTVVSVTDGITRIHGLTDVMQGEMLEFPGNTFGMALNLERDSVGAVVLGEYEHITEGDIVKATGRILEVPVGPELIGRVVNALGQPIDGKGPINAKLTDKIEKVAPGVIARQSVSQPVQTGLKSVDSMVPIGRGQRELIIGDRQTGKTAVAVDAIINQKGQDMYCVYVAIGQKASTVANVVRKLEENGAMEYTIVVAATASESAAMQYLAAYAGCTMGEYFRDRGMDALIVYDDLTKQAWAYRQVSLLLRRPPGREAYPGDVFYLHSRLLERAARVNADYVEKFTNGEVKGKTGSLTALPVIETQAGDVSAFVPTNVISITDGQIFLETDLFNAGIRPAINAGISVSRVGGAAQTKVVKKLSGGIRTDLAQYRELAAFAQFASDLDDATRKQLERGRRVTELMKQAQYSPMSIAEMAIVLYAVNNGYFDDVDVARVLPFEAALLQFVKTKQADLVSSILSKKELDADGEKTLAAAIAEFKKSWA; from the coding sequence ATGCAACTCAACCCCTCTGAAATCAGTGACCTGATTAAGAGCCGGATCCAGAACCTGCAGCTCGCCGCCACGTCGCGCAACGAGGGCACGGTGGTCTCCGTCACCGACGGCATCACCCGCATCCACGGCCTGACCGACGTGATGCAGGGCGAAATGCTGGAGTTCCCCGGCAACACCTTCGGCATGGCGCTCAACCTCGAGCGCGACTCCGTCGGCGCCGTGGTGCTCGGCGAATACGAGCACATCACCGAAGGCGACATCGTCAAGGCCACCGGCCGCATTCTCGAAGTGCCCGTCGGCCCCGAGCTGATCGGCCGCGTCGTGAACGCGCTGGGACAGCCGATCGACGGCAAGGGCCCGATCAACGCCAAGCTCACCGACAAGATCGAGAAGGTCGCGCCGGGCGTCATCGCCCGTCAGTCCGTCTCGCAGCCGGTGCAGACCGGCCTGAAGTCGGTCGACTCGATGGTGCCGATCGGCCGCGGCCAGCGCGAGCTGATCATCGGTGACCGCCAGACCGGCAAGACCGCCGTCGCCGTTGATGCGATCATCAACCAGAAAGGCCAGGACATGTACTGCGTGTACGTGGCCATTGGCCAGAAGGCCTCGACGGTCGCCAACGTCGTGCGCAAGCTGGAAGAGAACGGCGCGATGGAATACACCATCGTCGTCGCCGCCACCGCATCGGAATCGGCCGCCATGCAGTACCTGGCCGCCTACGCCGGCTGCACCATGGGCGAGTACTTCCGCGACCGCGGCATGGACGCGCTGATCGTTTATGACGATCTGACCAAGCAGGCCTGGGCCTATCGCCAGGTCTCGCTGCTGCTGCGCCGTCCGCCGGGCCGTGAAGCCTACCCGGGCGACGTGTTCTACCTGCACTCCCGTCTGCTCGAGCGCGCCGCGCGCGTGAACGCCGACTACGTCGAGAAGTTCACCAACGGCGAAGTCAAGGGCAAGACCGGTTCGCTGACCGCCCTGCCGGTCATCGAGACTCAGGCCGGCGACGTTTCCGCGTTCGTTCCGACCAACGTGATCTCGATTACCGACGGCCAGATCTTCCTCGAGACCGACCTCTTCAACGCCGGTATCCGTCCCGCGATCAACGCCGGTATTTCGGTGTCCCGCGTCGGTGGCGCCGCGCAGACCAAGGTCGTCAAGAAGCTGTCCGGCGGTATCCGTACCGACCTCGCGCAGTACCGCGAACTCGCCGCGTTCGCCCAGTTCGCCTCCGACCTGGACGATGCGACCCGCAAGCAGCTCGAGCGCGGCCGCCGCGTGACCGAACTGATGAAGCAGGCCCAGTACTCGCCGATGTCGATTGCCGAGATGGCCATCGTGCTGTACGCGGTGAACAACGGCTACTTCGACGATGTCGATGTCGCACGTGTGCTGCCGTTCGAAGCCGCGCTGCTGCAGTTCGTCAAGACCAAGCAGGCCGATCTGGTCTCCTCGATCCTGAGCAAGAAGGAGCTCGACGCCGACGGCGAAAAGACCCTGGCTGCCGCGATCGCCGAGTTCAAGAAGAGCTGGGCTTAA
- the atpG gene encoding F0F1 ATP synthase subunit gamma, with amino-acid sequence MASGKEIRTKIKSVQNTRKITKAMEMVAASKMRKAQDRMRAARPFAEKIRRLAANLSQANVTDYKHPFLVRKDQVRRVGLILVTTDKGLCGGLNTNVQRVAVNSMKEWESAGVTEIRACAIGNKGLGFMQRMGVKVVSHVTQLGDTPHLEKLIGPVKVMLDAFQNDEIDAVYLAYTRFVNTMKQEPVLEQLLPLTGEKLGTPDSSWDYLYEPDPQVVIDELLVRYVEALVYQAVAENMASEQSARMVAMKAASDNAKNVIGELQLVYNKTRQAAITKELSEIVGGAAAV; translated from the coding sequence ATGGCTAGCGGTAAGGAAATCCGTACCAAGATCAAGAGCGTGCAAAACACGCGCAAGATCACCAAGGCCATGGAGATGGTGGCCGCATCCAAGATGCGCAAGGCGCAGGACCGGATGCGCGCTGCCCGTCCCTTTGCCGAGAAGATCCGCCGACTCGCCGCGAACCTGTCCCAGGCCAATGTGACCGACTACAAGCACCCGTTCCTGGTCCGCAAGGACCAGGTCAGGCGGGTGGGGCTTATCCTGGTGACCACCGACAAGGGTTTGTGCGGTGGTCTCAATACCAACGTCCAGCGCGTCGCCGTCAACTCCATGAAGGAATGGGAGTCCGCCGGCGTGACCGAGATCCGTGCCTGCGCCATCGGCAACAAGGGCCTCGGTTTCATGCAGCGGATGGGGGTCAAGGTCGTCTCGCATGTCACCCAGCTCGGTGACACGCCGCACCTGGAGAAGCTGATCGGTCCGGTCAAGGTCATGCTCGATGCGTTCCAGAACGACGAGATCGACGCGGTCTACCTGGCCTACACCCGCTTCGTGAACACCATGAAGCAGGAGCCGGTGCTGGAACAGTTGCTGCCGCTGACCGGCGAGAAGCTGGGCACGCCCGACAGCTCGTGGGATTACCTCTACGAGCCGGATCCGCAGGTCGTCATCGACGAGCTGCTGGTGCGTTACGTCGAGGCGCTGGTCTACCAGGCCGTGGCCGAGAACATGGCATCCGAACAGAGCGCGCGCATGGTGGCAATGAAGGCCGCTTCCGACAATGCCAAGAACGTGATTGGCGAGCTGCAGCTGGTCTACAACAAGACCCGTCAGGCCGCGATCACCAAGGAGCTGTCGGAAATCGTCGGCGGCGCCGCCGCGGTGTAA
- the atpD gene encoding F0F1 ATP synthase subunit beta, with protein MSQGTIVQCIGAVVDIQFPREAMPKVYDALKLEDSADSFAEAGLTFEVQQQLGDGVVRTIALGSSDGLRRGMKVSNTGKPISVPVGHGTLGRIMDVLGRPIDEAGPIETDELRAIHQKAPKFDELSPSVELLETGIKVIDLICPFAKGGKVGLFGGAGVGKTVNMMELINNIAKQHSGLSVFAGVGERTREGNDFYHEMKDSNVLDKVAMVFGQMNEPPGNRLRVALTGLTMAERFRDEGRDILFFVDNIYRYTLAGTEVSALLGRMPSAVGYQPTLAEEMGRLQERITSTKVGSITSIQAVYVPADDLTDPSPATTFLHLDSTVVLSRDIAALGIYPAVDPLDSTSRQLDPLVVGEEHYGVARQVQQTLQKYKELRDIIAILGMDELSPEDKLSVARARKIQRFLSQPFHVAEVFTGSPGKYVSLKDTIKGFKMIVSGELDHLPEQAFYMVGNIDEAIEKAKKLQ; from the coding sequence ATGAGTCAAGGTACGATCGTTCAGTGCATCGGCGCCGTGGTGGACATCCAGTTCCCGCGCGAAGCGATGCCCAAGGTGTATGACGCCCTGAAGCTCGAGGACAGCGCCGATTCCTTCGCCGAAGCCGGGCTGACCTTCGAGGTCCAGCAGCAGCTCGGCGATGGCGTGGTGCGTACCATCGCGCTGGGTTCTTCCGACGGCCTGCGCCGCGGCATGAAGGTTTCCAACACCGGCAAGCCGATTTCGGTGCCGGTCGGCCACGGTACGCTCGGCCGCATCATGGACGTGCTCGGTCGCCCGATCGACGAAGCCGGCCCGATCGAGACCGACGAGCTGCGTGCGATTCACCAGAAGGCCCCGAAGTTCGACGAGCTGTCGCCGTCGGTCGAACTGCTCGAGACCGGCATCAAGGTTATCGACCTGATCTGCCCGTTCGCCAAGGGCGGCAAGGTGGGTCTGTTCGGTGGCGCCGGCGTCGGCAAGACCGTGAACATGATGGAGCTGATCAACAACATCGCGAAGCAGCACTCGGGCCTCTCGGTGTTCGCTGGCGTGGGTGAGCGTACTCGTGAGGGTAACGACTTCTACCACGAGATGAAGGACTCCAACGTTCTCGACAAGGTCGCGATGGTGTTCGGCCAGATGAACGAACCCCCGGGCAACCGTCTGCGCGTGGCGCTGACCGGCCTGACCATGGCCGAGCGTTTCCGTGACGAAGGTCGCGACATCCTGTTCTTCGTGGATAACATCTACCGCTACACCCTGGCCGGTACCGAAGTGTCGGCGCTGCTGGGTCGTATGCCGTCTGCGGTGGGTTACCAGCCGACCCTGGCGGAAGAAATGGGCCGCCTGCAGGAGCGCATCACCTCCACCAAGGTCGGCTCGATCACCTCGATCCAGGCCGTGTATGTGCCGGCGGATGACTTGACCGACCCGTCGCCCGCCACCACCTTCCTGCACCTCGACTCCACCGTCGTGCTGTCGCGTGACATCGCTGCGCTGGGTATCTACCCGGCCGTCGATCCGCTCGACTCCACCTCGCGCCAGCTCGATCCGCTGGTCGTGGGCGAAGAGCACTACGGCGTGGCTCGTCAGGTCCAGCAGACCCTGCAGAAGTACAAGGAACTGCGCGACATCATCGCGATTCTGGGTATGGACGAACTGTCGCCGGAAGACAAGCTGTCCGTGGCGCGCGCGCGCAAGATCCAGCGCTTCCTGTCGCAGCCCTTCCACGTTGCGGAAGTGTTCACCGGCTCGCCGGGCAAGTACGTCTCGCTGAAGGATACGATCAAGGGCTTCAAGATGATCGTCAGCGGCGAACTGGACCACCTGCCGGAACAGGCCTTCTACATGGTCGGCAACATCGACGAGGCCATCGAGAAGGCGAAGAAGCTCCAGTAA
- a CDS encoding F0F1 ATP synthase subunit epsilon: MAMTVHVDIVSAEEQIFSGLAEFVALPGEAGELGILPGHMPLMTRIKPGAVRVRAQNATEEELIFVAGGLLEVQPGLVTVLADTAIRGRDLDEAKALEAKRKAEEAMANQSARLDYAKAQAELMEAVAQLAAIERLRKRGH; encoded by the coding sequence ATGGCTATGACGGTTCATGTCGACATCGTCAGCGCAGAAGAGCAGATCTTCTCCGGGCTGGCAGAATTCGTCGCATTGCCGGGCGAAGCGGGCGAGCTGGGCATCCTGCCCGGCCACATGCCGCTGATGACCCGGATCAAGCCGGGTGCCGTACGCGTGCGTGCCCAGAACGCGACCGAAGAGGAGCTTATCTTCGTCGCGGGTGGCCTGCTGGAAGTGCAGCCGGGTCTGGTGACGGTGCTTGCCGACACGGCGATCCGCGGTCGTGACCTCGACGAAGCCAAGGCGCTCGAAGCCAAGCGCAAGGCCGAAGAGGCGATGGCCAACCAGAGCGCGCGGCTGGATTACGCCAAGGCCCAGGCTGAGCTCATGGAAGCCGTGGCGCAGCTCGCTGCAATCGAACGTTTGCGCAAGCGCGGACACTGA
- a CDS encoding SCP2 sterol-binding domain-containing protein: MISSLFLSATNHLLSQAGWARQRLQPHAGRTARLALAPVAEIDFSVAADGQLAEWSGEEAPEVTLRLAVAELPRLLVDGLETAMRHVRIEGNAEFAEALGFVFRHLRWDAEEDLARVLGDIAAHRIVEGGRRAAAEGKRTLERAGGNLSEYLTEESPLLVSRKALPGFAEEVVALRDAVARLDKRVARLGKPR; the protein is encoded by the coding sequence ATGATCTCCAGCCTCTTCCTCTCCGCAACCAACCACCTGCTCTCACAGGCGGGCTGGGCGCGCCAGCGTCTTCAGCCCCATGCGGGCAGGACGGCGCGGCTCGCACTGGCGCCCGTGGCCGAGATCGATTTCTCGGTCGCCGCCGACGGTCAGCTTGCGGAATGGAGCGGCGAGGAGGCGCCCGAGGTCACGCTGCGCCTGGCGGTCGCGGAGCTCCCCCGATTGCTGGTCGATGGACTCGAGACCGCGATGCGCCATGTACGCATCGAGGGCAACGCCGAGTTTGCCGAGGCCCTTGGTTTCGTTTTTCGCCACCTGCGCTGGGATGCGGAGGAGGATCTGGCGCGCGTCTTGGGCGACATCGCCGCACACCGCATCGTCGAGGGCGGCCGCAGGGCGGCTGCCGAGGGCAAGCGAACGCTCGAGCGCGCGGGCGGCAACCTGAGCGAGTACCTGACCGAGGAGTCACCGCTGCTCGTGTCGCGCAAGGCGCTTCCGGGTTTCGCCGAGGAGGTCGTGGCACTGCGGGATGCGGTAGCGCGTCTGGACAAGCGTGTGGCGAGACTGGGCAAGCCTCGCTGA
- a CDS encoding TIM44-like domain-containing protein has translation MKSFFLSLIVAVMSFGFAASEAEAKRLGGGSSFGMQRQATPPAQPRQPAATQQQSPAAAGAATAAQPKRSWMGPIAGLAAGLGLAALFSHLGLGEGFANFVMILLLAAAAFFIFRLIFRRAGGASGAQSANRLQYAGAPGAAAQAPAQAFEGNAPFAGGATAAPSGLERAIASGFDVEGFARQAKLNFIRLQAANDAGNLDDLREFTTPEVFAELCMQLNERRGAGQRTDVVELDATVIDVVEEDSRYIVSVRFSGLLREDAEAAPEAFDEIWHLTKPRAGSGGWLIAGIQQAQ, from the coding sequence ATGAAGAGTTTTTTCCTTTCCCTGATCGTTGCCGTGATGTCGTTCGGCTTCGCTGCCTCCGAAGCGGAGGCCAAGCGCCTCGGCGGCGGCAGCAGCTTCGGCATGCAGCGCCAGGCGACGCCTCCGGCACAGCCACGCCAGCCCGCCGCCACCCAGCAGCAATCGCCCGCAGCGGCGGGCGCTGCCACTGCAGCGCAGCCCAAGCGCTCGTGGATGGGCCCGATCGCCGGTCTCGCCGCGGGCCTCGGTCTTGCGGCGCTGTTTTCGCACCTGGGATTGGGCGAGGGCTTCGCGAACTTCGTGATGATCCTGCTGCTCGCCGCGGCCGCGTTCTTCATCTTCCGCCTGATCTTCCGTCGTGCGGGTGGGGCGTCGGGCGCGCAGTCCGCAAACCGGCTGCAGTACGCGGGTGCTCCGGGTGCAGCGGCCCAAGCTCCCGCCCAGGCCTTCGAAGGCAACGCGCCTTTCGCGGGTGGTGCGACGGCGGCTCCGAGCGGTCTGGAGCGGGCGATCGCTTCCGGCTTCGATGTCGAAGGCTTTGCCCGCCAGGCCAAGCTCAACTTCATCCGGCTGCAGGCCGCGAACGATGCGGGCAACCTCGACGATCTGCGCGAGTTCACCACGCCTGAAGTCTTCGCCGAGCTGTGCATGCAGCTCAACGAACGCCGCGGGGCAGGGCAGCGCACCGATGTCGTCGAACTCGACGCAACGGTGATCGACGTCGTCGAGGAAGACAGCCGCTACATCGTCAGCGTGCGCTTCTCCGGACTGCTGCGCGAGGACGCGGAGGCCGCTCCGGAGGCTTTCGACGAGATCTGGCACCTGACCAAGCCGCGCGCCGGCAGTGGCGGCTGGCTGATCGCCGGCATCCAGCAGGCGCAGTAA
- the ubiE gene encoding bifunctional demethylmenaquinone methyltransferase/2-methoxy-6-polyprenyl-1,4-benzoquinol methylase UbiE: MSDKTTHFGFQTVDEELKQKKVAEVFSSVAQKYDVMNDLMSLGLHRLWKHFTIQVSGVREGDRVLDVAGGTADLSLAFARKVGRAGQVWLTDINHAMLSRGRDRMVDHGFSMPVAQCNAEKLPFPDDWFDCVTVAFGLRNMTHKDVALAEMRRVLRPGGRLLVLEFSRVWKPLSPIYDLYSFKLLPWMGEKVANDAESYRYLAESIRMHPGQEELKAMMEQVGLARVDYFNLSAGVVALHRGYKI; this comes from the coding sequence ATGAGCGACAAGACGACTCACTTCGGCTTCCAGACGGTCGACGAAGAACTCAAGCAGAAGAAGGTGGCCGAGGTGTTCTCCTCGGTCGCGCAGAAATACGACGTGATGAACGACCTCATGTCGTTGGGCCTGCACCGTCTGTGGAAGCATTTCACGATCCAGGTCTCCGGCGTCCGCGAAGGCGACCGCGTGCTCGACGTCGCCGGTGGCACGGCCGACCTGTCGCTGGCGTTCGCGCGCAAGGTCGGCCGGGCGGGCCAGGTCTGGCTGACCGACATCAACCACGCGATGCTGTCGCGCGGACGCGACCGCATGGTTGACCACGGGTTCTCGATGCCGGTCGCGCAGTGCAACGCCGAGAAGCTCCCCTTCCCCGACGACTGGTTCGACTGCGTCACCGTGGCCTTCGGCCTGCGCAACATGACCCACAAGGACGTCGCCCTGGCCGAGATGCGCCGCGTGCTGCGCCCGGGCGGCCGCCTGCTGGTGCTCGAGTTTTCCCGCGTGTGGAAGCCGCTGTCGCCGATCTACGATCTGTATTCCTTCAAGCTCCTGCCCTGGATGGGCGAGAAGGTGGCGAACGACGCTGAGAGCTACCGCTACCTCGCCGAATCCATCCGCATGCACCCGGGGCAGGAGGAATTGAAGGCGATGATGGAACAAGTCGGCCTCGCCCGGGTCGACTACTTCAACCTGAGTGCCGGCGTGGTCGCGCTGCATCGGGGCTACAAGATCTGA
- a CDS encoding DUF971 domain-containing protein yields MAGLDENTPLPTEITVHRASKRLEIAFDDGSRFELPFEFLRVYSPSAEVRGHGPGQETLQQGKRDVDIVDVSPVGNYAIKPTFSDGHDSGLYSWDYLYALGRDQEALWNNYLEALERAGGTRDPSKVPPPAPKGGCGHHH; encoded by the coding sequence ATGGCCGGACTCGACGAGAACACCCCGCTCCCCACCGAAATTACCGTGCATCGCGCCTCGAAGCGGCTCGAGATCGCCTTCGACGACGGCAGCCGCTTCGAGCTGCCCTTCGAGTTCCTGCGCGTGTATTCGCCGTCCGCCGAAGTGCGCGGTCATGGTCCCGGGCAGGAGACGCTGCAGCAGGGCAAGCGCGACGTGGACATCGTGGATGTCTCGCCGGTCGGCAACTACGCCATCAAGCCCACCTTCTCGGACGGCCACGACAGCGGGCTCTATTCCTGGGACTACCTCTACGCGCTCGGCCGCGACCAGGAAGCGCTGTGGAACAACTACCTCGAGGCACTCGAGCGCGCCGGCGGCACCCGCGATCCGTCCAAGGTCCCGCCCCCTGCGCCCAAGGGCGGCTGCGGCCATCACCACTGA
- the phoB gene encoding phosphate regulon transcriptional regulator PhoB has translation MPANILLVEDEPAIQELIAANLARAGHHVVRAGDAETAQRIVREALPDLVLLDWMLPGASGIEFARRLRAEERTREIPIIMLTARGEEQDKVTALEIGADDYVTKPFSPRELVARIKAVLRRRAPQATEDAVELGGLRLDPATHRVTAGETALALGPTEFRLLHFLMTHPERVHSRAQLLDQVWGDHVFVEERTVDVHIRRLRCALEPSHHDGLIQTVRGSGYRLSVQARQPAPAP, from the coding sequence ATGCCAGCGAACATCTTGCTCGTGGAAGACGAACCGGCGATTCAGGAACTGATCGCAGCCAACCTCGCCCGCGCGGGACACCACGTCGTCCGCGCCGGCGACGCCGAGACCGCGCAGCGCATCGTGCGCGAGGCGCTGCCAGATCTGGTGCTGCTCGACTGGATGCTGCCGGGTGCCTCGGGCATCGAGTTCGCCCGCCGGCTGAGGGCGGAAGAGCGTACGCGGGAGATCCCGATCATCATGCTCACCGCGCGCGGCGAGGAGCAGGACAAGGTCACCGCCCTGGAGATCGGAGCGGACGACTACGTGACCAAGCCCTTCAGTCCGCGCGAGCTGGTCGCCCGCATCAAGGCGGTCCTGCGTCGGCGCGCGCCTCAGGCCACCGAGGATGCGGTCGAGCTCGGCGGGCTGCGCCTGGATCCGGCCACGCATCGCGTGACCGCTGGCGAGACGGCGCTGGCGCTGGGGCCGACCGAGTTCCGCCTGCTGCATTTCCTGATGACCCACCCGGAGCGGGTGCATTCGCGCGCGCAGTTGCTCGACCAGGTGTGGGGCGATCACGTCTTCGTCGAGGAACGCACGGTGGACGTTCACATCCGCCGCCTGCGCTGTGCCCTCGAGCCGAGCCATCACGACGGCCTGATCCAGACCGTGCGTGGCAGCGGGTACCGGCTGTCGGTGCAGGCTCGGCAGCCGGCGCCGGCGCCCTGA
- the phoR gene encoding phosphate regulon sensor histidine kinase PhoR: MIQRPLTYLTLGVAIPVVAVLALAVLAGLYRGSDAALALIFLGFVGVAIMLGRNLRLLVSWARQPIGTPAPQVEGLWGSVFAELGHRFQRECEVKERLSAELGRFQQAATAMPDGVIYLAEDDVIEWMNPMAEQHFDLDRRKDLRTALPNLIRQPEFIAYLAARDYAEPLVMRSLRRRDRTLQVQVIAFSGNRRMVLSRDISQLERLENMRRDFVANVSHELRTPLTVVGGFLETLIDGLDDFSRADVIHYLTLASEQSNRMQRLIEELLTLSALETGAPAQVDETVDAAALVEEVFRDTELLSAGRHEVRLVLEGGGVLRGSRKELLSAFSNLASNAVRYTPAGGHIEIGWRADEQGGEYWVGDDGIGIDPAHIPRLTERFYRVDRGRSRETGGTGLGLAIVKHVVTRHQGELCIDSRLGEGSRFAIRFPVARVRQD, translated from the coding sequence GTGATCCAGCGCCCCCTCACCTATCTCACCCTCGGCGTTGCCATCCCCGTGGTGGCGGTGCTCGCCCTGGCCGTGCTCGCCGGACTCTACCGCGGGAGCGATGCCGCGCTCGCGCTGATCTTCCTCGGCTTCGTCGGTGTCGCCATCATGTTGGGACGCAATCTGCGCCTGCTCGTCTCCTGGGCGCGGCAACCGATCGGCACCCCCGCACCGCAGGTCGAGGGCCTGTGGGGCAGCGTGTTCGCCGAGCTCGGCCACCGCTTCCAGCGCGAATGCGAAGTCAAGGAGCGGCTGTCGGCCGAACTCGGGCGCTTCCAGCAGGCTGCGACGGCAATGCCCGACGGCGTCATCTATCTCGCCGAGGACGACGTCATCGAGTGGATGAACCCGATGGCCGAGCAGCACTTCGATCTCGACCGCCGCAAGGACCTGCGCACTGCGCTGCCGAATCTCATCCGCCAGCCCGAGTTCATCGCCTACCTCGCCGCCCGCGACTACGCCGAACCGCTCGTCATGCGTTCGCTGCGGCGGCGCGACCGTACCCTGCAGGTGCAGGTGATCGCCTTTTCGGGCAACCGCCGCATGGTGCTGTCGCGCGACATCTCGCAGCTCGAGCGCCTCGAGAACATGCGACGCGACTTCGTGGCCAACGTCTCCCACGAACTGCGCACGCCGCTGACCGTCGTCGGTGGTTTCCTGGAGACGCTGATCGACGGGCTCGATGACTTCTCCCGCGCCGACGTCATCCACTACCTGACGCTGGCGAGCGAGCAGTCCAACCGCATGCAGCGTCTGATCGAGGAGCTCCTCACCCTGTCCGCGCTCGAGACCGGTGCGCCGGCGCAGGTGGACGAGACCGTCGATGCCGCAGCCCTCGTCGAGGAGGTATTCAGGGACACCGAACTGCTGTCGGCGGGCCGCCACGAAGTCCGGCTGGTGCTCGAAGGCGGCGGCGTCCTCCGCGGCAGCCGCAAGGAGCTGCTCAGCGCGTTCTCCAATCTGGCCAGCAACGCCGTGCGGTACACCCCTGCGGGCGGGCACATCGAGATCGGCTGGCGCGCCGACGAACAGGGCGGTGAATACTGGGTCGGCGATGACGGCATCGGTATCGACCCTGCCCACATCCCGCGCCTCACCGAGCGCTTCTATCGCGTCGACCGCGGGCGCTCGCGCGAGACCGGCGGTACCGGTCTCGGGCTCGCCATCGTCAAGCACGTCGTCACCCGCCACCAGGGCGAACTGTGCATCGACAGCCGGCTGGGCGAGGGTAGCCGGTTCGCGATACGTTTCCCGGTGGCGCGCGTCAGGCAGGACTGA